A genome region from Macaca nemestrina isolate mMacNem1 chromosome 15, mMacNem.hap1, whole genome shotgun sequence includes the following:
- the LOC139358652 gene encoding aspartate-rich protein 1-like isoform X3 produces MNLKTLHWCRGKVAPCYESVIYEAVAAATSASTTVEPGKLDVGATEGHELQHIGNQKMPTGPPEDSLSLKSLPTSEEDNDDAQILPSPVLAFAMDNLSLVCLPPSEDDDWGDDDDDDDGDDDVQVLPARPEDGLFLRCSPQCKDEDDDDGDVDCDDDDDDDDVQIGAWKGNDLMLESISDVETHSEIGFHHFGQAGLKLLTSRGPPNSVSETAGSTGVSHSTWPHCIF; encoded by the exons CTGGTGCAGGGGGAAGGTGGCACCCTGTTATGAATCTGTTATTTATGAGGCTGTGGCTGCTGCAACATCAGCATCCACTACTGTAGAGCCTGGCAAGCTGGATGTGGGAGCCACGGAGGGCCACGAACTGCAGCACATCGGCAACCAAAAGATGCCCACAG GCCCCCCTGAGGACAGCCTGAGTTTAAAATCTCTACCAACAAGTGAGGAAGATAATGATGATGCCCAG ATTTTACCATCACCTGTCCTGG CTTTTGCTATGGACAACCTGAGTTTAGTATGCCTACCACCAAGTGAAGATGATGACtggggtgatgatgatgatgatgatgatggtgatgatgatgtccAG GTCCTTCCAGCTCGTCCTGAGGACGGCCTGTTTTTAAGATGCTCACCACAATGcaaagatgaagatgatgatgatggtgatgttgattgtgatgatgatgatgatgatgatgatgtccaG ATAGGAGCTTGGAAAGGAAACG ACTTGATGCTGGAGAGTATAAGTGATGTGGAGACTCATTCAG agataggatttcaccattttggccaagctggtctgaaactcctgacctcaagagggCCACCCAACTCGGTCTCTGAAActgctggaagtacaggtgtgagccacagcacatGGCCTCATTGCATCTTCTAG
- the LOC139358652 gene encoding aspartate-rich protein 1-like isoform X4, with protein MGCILTCCINSSCSWCRGKVAPCYESVIYEAVAAATSASTTVEPGKLDVGATEGHELQHIGNQKMPTGPPEDSLSLKSLPTSEEDNDDAQILPSPVLAFAMDNLSLVCLPPSEDDDWGDDDDDDDGDDDVQVLPARPEDGLFLRCSPQCKDEDDDDGDVDCDDDDDDDDVQIGAWKGNEIGFHHFGQAGLKLLTSRGPPNSVSETAGSTGVSHSTWPHCIF; from the exons ATGGGGTGTATACTGACCTGTTGTATCAACTCCAGCTGTAGCTGGTGCAGGGGGAAGGTGGCACCCTGTTATGAATCTGTTATTTATGAGGCTGTGGCTGCTGCAACATCAGCATCCACTACTGTAGAGCCTGGCAAGCTGGATGTGGGAGCCACGGAGGGCCACGAACTGCAGCACATCGGCAACCAAAAGATGCCCACAG GCCCCCCTGAGGACAGCCTGAGTTTAAAATCTCTACCAACAAGTGAGGAAGATAATGATGATGCCCAG ATTTTACCATCACCTGTCCTGG CTTTTGCTATGGACAACCTGAGTTTAGTATGCCTACCACCAAGTGAAGATGATGACtggggtgatgatgatgatgatgatgatggtgatgatgatgtccAG GTCCTTCCAGCTCGTCCTGAGGACGGCCTGTTTTTAAGATGCTCACCACAATGcaaagatgaagatgatgatgatggtgatgttgattgtgatgatgatgatgatgatgatgatgtccaG ATAGGAGCTTGGAAAGGAAACG agataggatttcaccattttggccaagctggtctgaaactcctgacctcaagagggCCACCCAACTCGGTCTCTGAAActgctggaagtacaggtgtgagccacagcacatGGCCTCATTGCATCTTCTAG
- the LOC139358652 gene encoding aspartate-rich protein 1-like isoform X8, whose protein sequence is MNLKTLQLDRGTLAMGISCQGNDCVFLISPYPRGPPEDSLSLKSLPTSEEDNDDAQILPSPVLAFAMDNLSLVCLPPSEDDDWGDDDDDDDGDDDVQVLPARPEDGLFLRCSPQCKDEDDDDGDVDCDDDDDDDDVQIGAWKGNDLMLESISDVETHSEIGFHHFGQAGLKLLTSRGPPNSVSETAGSTGVSHSTWPHCIF, encoded by the exons GTTGGATAGAGGAACCCTGGCTATGGGCATTTCCTGCCAGGGCAATGACTGTGTCTTCCTCATTAGTCCTTATCCCAGAG GCCCCCCTGAGGACAGCCTGAGTTTAAAATCTCTACCAACAAGTGAGGAAGATAATGATGATGCCCAG ATTTTACCATCACCTGTCCTGG CTTTTGCTATGGACAACCTGAGTTTAGTATGCCTACCACCAAGTGAAGATGATGACtggggtgatgatgatgatgatgatgatggtgatgatgatgtccAG GTCCTTCCAGCTCGTCCTGAGGACGGCCTGTTTTTAAGATGCTCACCACAATGcaaagatgaagatgatgatgatggtgatgttgattgtgatgatgatgatgatgatgatgatgtccaG ATAGGAGCTTGGAAAGGAAACG ACTTGATGCTGGAGAGTATAAGTGATGTGGAGACTCATTCAG agataggatttcaccattttggccaagctggtctgaaactcctgacctcaagagggCCACCCAACTCGGTCTCTGAAActgctggaagtacaggtgtgagccacagcacatGGCCTCATTGCATCTTCTAG
- the LOC139358652 gene encoding aspartate-rich protein 1-like isoform X11: MNLKTLHCSWCRGKVAPCYESVIYEAVAAATSASTTVEPGKLDVGATEGHELQHIGNQKMPTGPPEDSLSLKSLPTSEEDNDDAQVLPARPEDGLFLRCSPQCKDEDDDDGDVDCDDDDDDDDVQIGAWKGNDLMLESISDVETHSEIGFHHFGQAGLKLLTSRGPPNSVSETAGSTGVSHSTWPHCIF, from the exons CTGTAGCTGGTGCAGGGGGAAGGTGGCACCCTGTTATGAATCTGTTATTTATGAGGCTGTGGCTGCTGCAACATCAGCATCCACTACTGTAGAGCCTGGCAAGCTGGATGTGGGAGCCACGGAGGGCCACGAACTGCAGCACATCGGCAACCAAAAGATGCCCACAG GCCCCCCTGAGGACAGCCTGAGTTTAAAATCTCTACCAACAAGTGAGGAAGATAATGATGATGCCCAG GTCCTTCCAGCTCGTCCTGAGGACGGCCTGTTTTTAAGATGCTCACCACAATGcaaagatgaagatgatgatgatggtgatgttgattgtgatgatgatgatgatgatgatgatgtccaG ATAGGAGCTTGGAAAGGAAACG ACTTGATGCTGGAGAGTATAAGTGATGTGGAGACTCATTCAG agataggatttcaccattttggccaagctggtctgaaactcctgacctcaagagggCCACCCAACTCGGTCTCTGAAActgctggaagtacaggtgtgagccacagcacatGGCCTCATTGCATCTTCTAG
- the LOC139358652 gene encoding aspartate-rich protein 1-like isoform X6 yields MGCILTCCINSSCSWCRGKVAPCYESVIYEAVAAATSASTTVEPGKLDVGATEGHELQHIGNQKMPTGPPEDSLSLKSLPTSEEDNDDAQILPSPVLAFAMDNLSLVCLPPSEDDDWGDDDDDDDGDDDVQSLTQLARPECSGAISAPSPGLNEFSCHNLPSSWDYTHVSPCPANFCIVSGDGVSACWPDWSRTPDLRFYHHLFWLRTLN; encoded by the exons ATGGGGTGTATACTGACCTGTTGTATCAACTCCAGCTGTAGCTGGTGCAGGGGGAAGGTGGCACCCTGTTATGAATCTGTTATTTATGAGGCTGTGGCTGCTGCAACATCAGCATCCACTACTGTAGAGCCTGGCAAGCTGGATGTGGGAGCCACGGAGGGCCACGAACTGCAGCACATCGGCAACCAAAAGATGCCCACAG GCCCCCCTGAGGACAGCCTGAGTTTAAAATCTCTACCAACAAGTGAGGAAGATAATGATGATGCCCAG ATTTTACCATCACCTGTCCTGG CTTTTGCTATGGACAACCTGAGTTTAGTATGCCTACCACCAAGTGAAGATGATGACtggggtgatgatgatgatgatgatgatggtgatgatgatgtccAG agtctcactcagttggccaggccggagtgcagtggtgcaatctcagctccatctcctgggctcaatgaattctcctgccacaacctcccgagtagctgggattacacacatgtgtccccatgcccagctaatttttgtattgttagtggagatggtgtttcagcatgttggccagactggtctcgaactccggacctcag ATTTTACCATCACCTGTTCTGGTTACGTACCTTGAACTAa
- the LOC139358652 gene encoding aspartate-rich protein 1-like isoform X10: MGCILTCCINSSCSWCRGKVAPCYESVIYEAVAAATSASTTVEPGKLDVGATEGHELQHIGNQKMPTGPPEDSLSLKSLPTSEEDNDDAQILPSPVLAFAMDNLSLVCLPPSEDDDWGDDDDDDDGDDDVQSLTQLARPECSGAISAPSPGLNEFSCHNLPSSWDYTHVSPCPANFCIVSGDGVSACWPDWSRTPDLR, encoded by the exons ATGGGGTGTATACTGACCTGTTGTATCAACTCCAGCTGTAGCTGGTGCAGGGGGAAGGTGGCACCCTGTTATGAATCTGTTATTTATGAGGCTGTGGCTGCTGCAACATCAGCATCCACTACTGTAGAGCCTGGCAAGCTGGATGTGGGAGCCACGGAGGGCCACGAACTGCAGCACATCGGCAACCAAAAGATGCCCACAG GCCCCCCTGAGGACAGCCTGAGTTTAAAATCTCTACCAACAAGTGAGGAAGATAATGATGATGCCCAG ATTTTACCATCACCTGTCCTGG CTTTTGCTATGGACAACCTGAGTTTAGTATGCCTACCACCAAGTGAAGATGATGACtggggtgatgatgatgatgatgatgatggtgatgatgatgtccAG agtctcactcagttggccaggccggagtgcagtggtgcaatctcagctccatctcctgggctcaatgaattctcctgccacaacctcccgagtagctgggattacacacatgtgtccccatgcccagctaatttttgtattgttagtggagatggtgtttcagcatgttggccagactggtctcgaactccggacctcag GTAG
- the LOC139358652 gene encoding aspartate-rich protein 1-like isoform X9 gives MGCILTCCINSSCSWCRGKVAPCYESVIYEAVAAATSASTTVEPGKLDVGATEGHELQHIGNQKMPTGPPEDSLSLKSLPTSEEDNDDAQILPSPVLAFAMDNLSLVCLPPSEDDDWGDDDDDDDGDDDVQVLPARPEDGLFLRCSPQCKDEDDDDGDVDCDDDDDDDDVQHALSTAILRHFPEYQFSSLDEALCICISN, from the exons ATGGGGTGTATACTGACCTGTTGTATCAACTCCAGCTGTAGCTGGTGCAGGGGGAAGGTGGCACCCTGTTATGAATCTGTTATTTATGAGGCTGTGGCTGCTGCAACATCAGCATCCACTACTGTAGAGCCTGGCAAGCTGGATGTGGGAGCCACGGAGGGCCACGAACTGCAGCACATCGGCAACCAAAAGATGCCCACAG GCCCCCCTGAGGACAGCCTGAGTTTAAAATCTCTACCAACAAGTGAGGAAGATAATGATGATGCCCAG ATTTTACCATCACCTGTCCTGG CTTTTGCTATGGACAACCTGAGTTTAGTATGCCTACCACCAAGTGAAGATGATGACtggggtgatgatgatgatgatgatgatggtgatgatgatgtccAG GTCCTTCCAGCTCGTCCTGAGGACGGCCTGTTTTTAAGATGCTCACCACAATGcaaagatgaagatgatgatgatggtgatgttgattgtgatgatgatgatgatgatgatgatgtccaG CATGCATTATCAACTGCAATACTGAGGCATTTTCCAGAATACCAGTTTTCCTCCTTGGATGAAGCATTGTGCATTTGCatatcaaattaa
- the LOC139358652 gene encoding aspartate-rich protein 1-like isoform X5, whose amino-acid sequence MGCILTCCINSSCSWCRGKVAPCYESVIYEAVAAATSASTTVEPGKLDVGATEGHELQHIGNQKMPTGPPEDSLSLKSLPTSEEDNDDAQILPSPVLAFAMDNLSLVCLPPSEDDDWGDDDDDDDGDDDVQVLPARPEDGLFLRCSPQCKDEDDDDGDVDCDDDDDDDDVQIGAWKGNDLMLESISDVETHSGRELRASKNPMGKVSQEPPGYPC is encoded by the exons ATGGGGTGTATACTGACCTGTTGTATCAACTCCAGCTGTAGCTGGTGCAGGGGGAAGGTGGCACCCTGTTATGAATCTGTTATTTATGAGGCTGTGGCTGCTGCAACATCAGCATCCACTACTGTAGAGCCTGGCAAGCTGGATGTGGGAGCCACGGAGGGCCACGAACTGCAGCACATCGGCAACCAAAAGATGCCCACAG GCCCCCCTGAGGACAGCCTGAGTTTAAAATCTCTACCAACAAGTGAGGAAGATAATGATGATGCCCAG ATTTTACCATCACCTGTCCTGG CTTTTGCTATGGACAACCTGAGTTTAGTATGCCTACCACCAAGTGAAGATGATGACtggggtgatgatgatgatgatgatgatggtgatgatgatgtccAG GTCCTTCCAGCTCGTCCTGAGGACGGCCTGTTTTTAAGATGCTCACCACAATGcaaagatgaagatgatgatgatggtgatgttgattgtgatgatgatgatgatgatgatgatgtccaG ATAGGAGCTTGGAAAGGAAACG ACTTGATGCTGGAGAGTATAAGTGATGTGGAGACTCATTCAGGTAGGGAACTACGTGCCAGTAAAAACCCAATGGGAAAAGTTTCCCAGGAGCCTCCAGGTTATCCCTGCTGA
- the LOC139358652 gene encoding aspartate-rich protein 1-like isoform X2, with the protein MNLKTLHCSWCRGKVAPCYESVIYEAVAAATSASTTVEPGKLDVGATEGHELQHIGNQKMPTGPPEDSLSLKSLPTSEEDNDDAQILPSPVLAFAMDNLSLVCLPPSEDDDWGDDDDDDDGDDDVQVLPARPEDGLFLRCSPQCKDEDDDDGDVDCDDDDDDDDVQIGAWKGNDLMLESISDVETHSEIGFHHFGQAGLKLLTSRGPPNSVSETAGSTGVSHSTWPHCIF; encoded by the exons CTGTAGCTGGTGCAGGGGGAAGGTGGCACCCTGTTATGAATCTGTTATTTATGAGGCTGTGGCTGCTGCAACATCAGCATCCACTACTGTAGAGCCTGGCAAGCTGGATGTGGGAGCCACGGAGGGCCACGAACTGCAGCACATCGGCAACCAAAAGATGCCCACAG GCCCCCCTGAGGACAGCCTGAGTTTAAAATCTCTACCAACAAGTGAGGAAGATAATGATGATGCCCAG ATTTTACCATCACCTGTCCTGG CTTTTGCTATGGACAACCTGAGTTTAGTATGCCTACCACCAAGTGAAGATGATGACtggggtgatgatgatgatgatgatgatggtgatgatgatgtccAG GTCCTTCCAGCTCGTCCTGAGGACGGCCTGTTTTTAAGATGCTCACCACAATGcaaagatgaagatgatgatgatggtgatgttgattgtgatgatgatgatgatgatgatgatgtccaG ATAGGAGCTTGGAAAGGAAACG ACTTGATGCTGGAGAGTATAAGTGATGTGGAGACTCATTCAG agataggatttcaccattttggccaagctggtctgaaactcctgacctcaagagggCCACCCAACTCGGTCTCTGAAActgctggaagtacaggtgtgagccacagcacatGGCCTCATTGCATCTTCTAG
- the LOC139358652 gene encoding aspartate-rich protein 1-like isoform X7 produces MRLTRSAISDEHSEPGKLDVGATEGHELQHIGNQKMPTGPPEDSLSLKSLPTSEEDNDDAQILPSPVLAFAMDNLSLVCLPPSEDDDWGDDDDDDDGDDDVQVLPARPEDGLFLRCSPQCKDEDDDDGDVDCDDDDDDDDVQIGAWKGNDLMLESISDVETHSEIGFHHFGQAGLKLLTSRGPPNSVSETAGSTGVSHSTWPHCIF; encoded by the exons AGCCTGGCAAGCTGGATGTGGGAGCCACGGAGGGCCACGAACTGCAGCACATCGGCAACCAAAAGATGCCCACAG GCCCCCCTGAGGACAGCCTGAGTTTAAAATCTCTACCAACAAGTGAGGAAGATAATGATGATGCCCAG ATTTTACCATCACCTGTCCTGG CTTTTGCTATGGACAACCTGAGTTTAGTATGCCTACCACCAAGTGAAGATGATGACtggggtgatgatgatgatgatgatgatggtgatgatgatgtccAG GTCCTTCCAGCTCGTCCTGAGGACGGCCTGTTTTTAAGATGCTCACCACAATGcaaagatgaagatgatgatgatggtgatgttgattgtgatgatgatgatgatgatgatgatgtccaG ATAGGAGCTTGGAAAGGAAACG ACTTGATGCTGGAGAGTATAAGTGATGTGGAGACTCATTCAG agataggatttcaccattttggccaagctggtctgaaactcctgacctcaagagggCCACCCAACTCGGTCTCTGAAActgctggaagtacaggtgtgagccacagcacatGGCCTCATTGCATCTTCTAG
- the LOC139358652 gene encoding aspartate-rich protein 1-like isoform X1: MGCILTCCINSSCSWCRGKVAPCYESVIYEAVAAATSASTTVEPGKLDVGATEGHELQHIGNQKMPTGPPEDSLSLKSLPTSEEDNDDAQILPSPVLAFAMDNLSLVCLPPSEDDDWGDDDDDDDGDDDVQVLPARPEDGLFLRCSPQCKDEDDDDGDVDCDDDDDDDDVQIGAWKGNDLMLESISDVETHSEIGFHHFGQAGLKLLTSRGPPNSVSETAGSTGVSHSTWPHCIF, encoded by the exons ATGGGGTGTATACTGACCTGTTGTATCAACTCCAGCTGTAGCTGGTGCAGGGGGAAGGTGGCACCCTGTTATGAATCTGTTATTTATGAGGCTGTGGCTGCTGCAACATCAGCATCCACTACTGTAGAGCCTGGCAAGCTGGATGTGGGAGCCACGGAGGGCCACGAACTGCAGCACATCGGCAACCAAAAGATGCCCACAG GCCCCCCTGAGGACAGCCTGAGTTTAAAATCTCTACCAACAAGTGAGGAAGATAATGATGATGCCCAG ATTTTACCATCACCTGTCCTGG CTTTTGCTATGGACAACCTGAGTTTAGTATGCCTACCACCAAGTGAAGATGATGACtggggtgatgatgatgatgatgatgatggtgatgatgatgtccAG GTCCTTCCAGCTCGTCCTGAGGACGGCCTGTTTTTAAGATGCTCACCACAATGcaaagatgaagatgatgatgatggtgatgttgattgtgatgatgatgatgatgatgatgatgtccaG ATAGGAGCTTGGAAAGGAAACG ACTTGATGCTGGAGAGTATAAGTGATGTGGAGACTCATTCAG agataggatttcaccattttggccaagctggtctgaaactcctgacctcaagagggCCACCCAACTCGGTCTCTGAAActgctggaagtacaggtgtgagccacagcacatGGCCTCATTGCATCTTCTAG